The following coding sequences lie in one Zingiber officinale cultivar Zhangliang chromosome 2B, Zo_v1.1, whole genome shotgun sequence genomic window:
- the LOC122045306 gene encoding lipase-like PAD4: protein MDSRTEVEGSMFETSHVLGALLASSPLLAQAWTRCLRANAGSASFVIDRSDDAVFVAFSGAQAAASPSGLAGGFFEPVPLCSSTHELFAPLGRGEEDDGGKPQPVLLQAGALRLFMSLYHTSEFQLLISETQNKSVVLTGHSVGGCVASLLGLYFLCSSSVQPNAPMPASLLCITFGSPLIGNETLSRVILRERWGGRFCNVVTQHDIMPRLLFCPLDSMPNQFTSLIHNLMQSRYISMHNPQCSKSKSHLPDDQKVELCQYISAHISEAAVAEQKQHMGPYRPFGNYAFCSTEGVVCMSDPLTVLKMLHLTFITSDASRSIEEQHVSYGDLISKISENLQFKKRLDFGEYETKSNYSMGVSLALEASGIGVQDTGAMEAREWLELSMCQRPKQNSASLAIKLAKVTPRRAQIEWYKALCDDDMGYYDCFKLRKAKRDGKVNLNRIKLGQFWNELLSMLQDNKLPHDFLKRDKWVNAAQFYKLLVEPLDIAEYYRCQLHKTRGHYLSHGRERRYTVFDKWWNEDKESSKKAADRKRSKFAGLTQDSCLWAKVEEARECLKNACDEKNPTKLVELWQNINGFESYVNGLIERKEVSIDVLAPRSSYSLWVNELKEMKLKQARSLPSSSVLVGVTGGM, encoded by the exons ATGGATTCCAGGACGGAGGTGGAGGGTTCCAT GTTCGAGACGAGCCATGTCCTTGGTGCTCTCCTTGCATCTTCCCCTCTGCTGGCGCAAGCCTGGACCCGCTGCCTGCGTGCCAATGCAGGCAGCGCCAGCTTCGTCATCGACAGGAGCGACGACGCGGTCTTCGTCGCCTTCTCCGGGGCGCAAGCCGCCGCTTCGCCGTCTGGCCTCGCAGGAGGGTTCTTCGAGCCTGTTCCCCTATGCAGCAGCACGCACGAGCTCTTCGCGCCGCTGGGAAGAGGCGAAGAGGACGACGGCGGGAAGCCGCAGCCCGTGCTCCTCCAGGCCGGCGCCCTCCGCTTGTTTATGAGCTTGTACCACACCTCCGAGTTCCAG CTGCTGATATCAGAGACCCAAAACAAGTCGGTAGTACTGACTGGCCACTCTGTGGGAGGTTGTGTGGCCTCTCTTTTGGGCCTTTATTTCCTATGCTCGTCGTCTGTTCAGCCAAACGCTCCAATGCCTGCTTCCCTTCTGTGCATCACATTTGGGAGCCCATTGATAGGGAATGAGACACTCTCCCGAGTAATCCTTAGAGAACGATGGGGTGGAAGGTTCTGCAATGTTGTCACGCAGCATGACATCATGCCAAGGCTACTCTTTTGCCCTCTCGACTCCATGCCTAATCAGTTTACTTCCTTGATTCACAATCTCATGCAGTCAAGGTACATCTCAATGCATAATCCTCAGTGCTCAAAATCCAAATCGCACTTGCCGGATGACCAGAAAGTAGAGCTGTGTCAATATATATCTGCGCATATCAGTGAAGCTGCAGTGGCAGAGCAAAAGCAACACATGGGCCCTTATCGACCATTCGGAAACTATGCTTTTTGCTCCACAGAAGGTGTGGTATGCATGAGTGATCCGCTTACTGTTTTGAAGATGCTCCACTTGACATTCATAACAAGTGATGCAAGCAGAAGCATTGAAGAACAGCATGTTTCTTATGGGGATCTCATATCGAAGATATCAGAAAACCTACAATTCAAGAAGAGACTCGACTTTGGAGAGTATGAAACCAAGTCTAACTATAGCATGGGGGTCTCACTGGCCCTGGAGGCATCAGGCATTGGAGTCCAG GACACGGGTGCCATGGAGGCGCGAGAGTGGCTTGAATTGAGCATGTGTCAACGCCCGAAGCAAAACAGTGCAAGCCTAGCAATAAAGCTAGCCAAGGTGACTCCACGCCGTGCTCAGATCGAGTGGTACAAGGCCTTGTGTGATGACGACATGGGCTACTATGATTGTTTCAAGCTCCGGAAGGCCAAGCGCGATGGCAAGGTCAATTTGAACCGCATCAAGCTGGGGCAATTCTGGAACGAGCTACTCTCTATGCTGCAGGACAATAAGCTGCCGCACGACTTCCTGAAGCGCGACAAGTGGGTCAATGCTGCtcagttctacaagctcctagtcGAGCCCCTGGACATTGCCGAGTACTACCGGTGCCAACTCCACAAGACCAGGGGCCACTACCTGAGCCATGGCAGAGAGAGGAGGTACACGGTGTTTGACAAATGGTGGAATGAGGACAAGGAGTCATCTAAGAAGGCTGCCGACAGGAAGAGGAGCAAGTTTGCTGGCCTGACTCAGGACTCATGCTTATGGGCCAAGGTAGAAGAGGCAAGAGAGTGTCTCAAGAATGCTTGTGATGAAAAGAATCCCACTAAGTTGGTGGAGCTTTGGCAGAACATCAATGGCTTTGAGAGCTACGTGAATGGGTTGATAGAGAGAAAGGAGGTGTCGATCGATGTGTTAGCCCCGCGGTCAAGCTACAGCTTGTGGGTGAATGAGCTGAAGGAGATGAAGCTGAAGCAGGCACGCAGTCTACCTTCTTCCTCTGTTCTTGTTGGAGTAACTGGAGGCATGTAG